Below is a window of Myxococcales bacterium DNA.
CGGCCTAGGGCCGGCTGTCTTCCTTCGGGCGCCGTTTCATCAACATCTTGCGAATGCCTTCCTGCGCCACCTCCCCGTGCTGATTGACCAACCGGCAGCGGAAATTGACGATGCCGCGATCGTCCTTCTTCGACTCGCGCTTCGATTCGACCTCGATCTCCAGGTGCAGGGTGTCGCCGATGAACACGGGCCGCAGAAAATCCCACTCCAGGCCCAGGAAGGCGTGCATCGTTTCCTCGGTGATGCCCAGGCTTTGATTGAAGCCGACCATCAGGGCGATGCCCAGCACGCCGTGCGCGATCCGCCGGCCGAAAATGGTCGTCTTGGCGTACTGCTCGTTGGTGTGCAGCGGATTGTAGTCGCCGGAAAGCCCCGCGAAGTTCACCACGTCCGTTTCGGTGATCGTCCGGCCTTTGCTGACGAACTTCATTCCGGGTTCTAATTCCTCAAAGTAAAGTCCCCGCTGCATGTGCCACCCCTGGATGTTTTTTTCGAGTATGGGCTGTCGTGCCGCACCGTGTCAACGGTCGAGCAGCTCCACCGGGTGCCTGACCGGCAAGGCGGGATCGAAGCGTGCGGCGAGGTCGCGCAACTGCCAGAGGCAGCCGGTGCAGTTGGTGACGAGGACCGCGGCGCCGGCGGCGCGCAGGGCGGCGACCTTCGGCAGGCCGATTCGCCGCGAGAGCTCGGGATGCAGAACGCCGAAAGAGCCGCCCATTCCGCAGCATTGCGCGTCCAGGCGTTCGTCGATTTTCACCAGCTCGGCGCCGGACTTTTTCAGGAAGGACACGAACGCCGCGCCGTCGCGCACCTCGCGCCGGGCGTGGCACGGCACGTGCGCCCCGACCTTCAACCCGGCCAGATCGAAACACAAATCCTGCCGCGACAGCCAGGCGAAAAAATCCTCGACCTTCGCGGCCAGCCGCGCGGCGTCGGCGGCGAACTCGGTGCCGGCGAGAATTTGCGGCAACCGGGTCTGCAGATGGGCCGTACAGGAGGCGCACGGGCTGAGGATGGCGTCGTACTCTTCGCCGGCGAAACTCCGCACCCAGGCGATCGCCGTGCGGCGGGCGGCGTCCGTCGCCCCGATGCCCCAGGCCGCCAGGCCGCAACACGCCTGCTCGGGAATGGCGGCCGTCAGATTCAATTCGGCCAGCACGCGATCGACGGCCTCGCCGACGCCGGTCAGCAACCGGCCGGCGCCGCACCCCGCGAAGAAGGCGAGTTTTTGCACGCCGCTCGCCCGCCGGCCGGTGTGTTGTTCGAGGTAGCCGCGCGCCGGCGGTTTCGGATACAGCCGCCCGGCGTCGAGGTAGGGCAGGGCGAACCGCAGACGCAGGCCGCTGTCGTCGGGGGTGGCGCGACCGAGCCAGCGGCTGAGGCTCCGGTAGCGGCGCACCGCGGCGTCCAGGCGACCGTCGTCGGCCAGCGTTTTTTCCGTCAGCAGGGACGGCCAGCCGGCGGCGAAGCCGCTATCGGTTTTCGCGATTTGCATCAGCGCGGGCACGTCCACCTGAGCCTTGCAGGCTTCGAGGCAGCGACCGCACAGCAGGCAGCGCGAAAAGGCCTCGCGGTCGGCGGCGGAAAAGCGACCGGCGTCGCGCGCCAGCCGGTAGCGCAGCAGCCGCCCGCGCGCCACGTCGGTTTCCCGCCGGGTTTCGCGAAAGACCGGGCAGACGGCGCGGCATTCGCCGCAGCGCGAGCAGCGGTCAAGTTCGGGGCGGTCGGCGCTCATGGAAAGACCTTGCCGGGATTCAGGATGTCGAGCGGGTCGAAGGTCCGCTTCAGGCGGCGCTGCAGGTCGATCAGCGCGGCGCTCTGTTCCCACGGCAGAAAGGCCCGCTTGGTCGAGCCGACGCCGTGTTCGCCGCTGAGCGTGCCGCCCAAGGCCAGCGTCAGGCGGAAGATTTCCTCCCGCGCCAGGCGGGCGCGCTCGGCCTCGTCGCCGTTTTGCGGATCGTACAGCAGGTTGACGTGCACGTTGCCGTCGCCGGCGTGGCCGTAGCAGGCGTGCAGGAGTCGGTGCTTGCGGGCGATCCGCGTGACTCCCGCGAACAGTTCGATCAGCCGGCTGACCGGCACGGTGATGTCGTCGGCGATTTTATTCGGGCGGATTTCGTACAGCGCCGGGCTGATGGCGCGGCGCGCGCTCCACAACTGGTCGGCTTCCTTTTTATCGGCGGCTCGGCGGACCTCGGTCGCGCCGCTCTCGCGCAGCAGGCGGCCGATCGTCTCGGCGTCCCGGGCCGCGCGGTCGGCGTCGCCGTCGGTGTCGATCAGCAGGGTGGCGTGACCGGGCGGGATCAGGTCGCCGATCCGGCCGCGCACCGCGTCGAGCGCCACCGCATCCATCAGTTCCATCGCCGCTGGCGTCGCGCCGCCGTGCAGGATCGCGTGGATCGCCCGTCCGGCCGTGGCGAGTTCCGGAAAAATTCCCAGCACGGTATGCCGGGCCGCCGGCTTGGGGATGAGCCGCAGGGTCAGGGCGGTGATGACGCCCAGCGTGCCCTCGCTGCCGATGAACAAGTGCTTCAGATCGTAACCGACCACGCCCTTGCGCGTCCGCACGCCGGCCCGGATCGTCCGGCCGTCGGCGAGGACGACCTCCAGCGCGGCGATCCAGTCGGCGGTGACGCCGTATTTCACCGCGCGCATGCCGCCGGCGTTGGTGGCGGCGTTGCCGCCCAGGGTGCTGATGTCGCGGCTGGCGGGGTCGGGCGGGAAAAACAATCCCTGGTCTTCCATCGCGCGCTGAAAATCGCCGGTGATCATTCCGGCCTCGGCGTCGGCTAACAGGTTGGCGCGATCCACCCCGAGCAGCCGATTCAGGCGGGAGAGATCGAGCACCACCGCCGGCGCTTCCGGCACCACGCCGCCGACCGTGCCCGTGCCGGCGCCGCGCGGAATGAGGGCGATCCGCCGCGCCGCGCAGACGCGCACGATCTCGGCCACCTGACGGGTTTCGGCGGGCAGGACGACGACGAGCGGCGGCACGCCGACCGCCTTGTGATCGGAAGCGTAGGCGATCAGATCGCCGGCCTCGGTCAGCACGCCGGCCGGGCCGACAATGCGGGTCAGTTCGCCCGTCAGGCTCACGGTTCGGCTACCAGATGCGCCGCCAGCAAGCTGGCCACGTCCTCGGCTTTTTCGACCGGCAGCATGTGTCCGGCGTGGGGCAGGATTTCGAGGCGGGCGCCGGGAATGCCCGCGGCCAGCTCGCGGGCCCGTTTGAGCGGCGTCAGTTGATCCAGTTCGCCGACCAGGATCAGGGTCGCGGCGGTGATGCCGCCCAGCCGGTCGTCGGCCCGCCATTCGCGGCAGGCGACGAAATCGCCGCGCACGACGGCGCCGTCCATTTGCGCGAAAGGCTCCATGGTCTGGTTGAGCAGCAGCGGCGGCGTGTCGGGGCCGAAGCCGAAGCTTTTGTAGGCTTCGACGACCGCCGGCAGATTGTCGGGCAGCAGGTCGAACAGGACCGGCGCGACGGGCATGCGGGCGCCGGTGGCGAGCAGCGCCAGGCGCGTCACGCGCGCGGGTTCGGCGATCGCCAGCCGTTGCGCGACGGCGCCGCCCATGCTGTGGCCGACCAGGTCGATCGCCGGCCAGCCGCGCCGCTCCAGAAAGATCGACACCGCTTGGGCGTAGTCGTCGATCCGTTCGGCGGCGGGCGGCGGCGAGTCGCCGTGGCCGGGCAAGTCCACCGTCACCAGCGGCCGGGCGGGCAGGCGGGCCGCCAGGCGGCGCGCCACCAGGGCCCAGATTTCCTTGCGTCCGCCGGCGCCGTGAATGAAAACGATCGGCCGTCCGGTCGCGTTTTCGTTGCGAATCCGGGCCGCCAGAATTCCGTCGTTCGGTGGTTGCGACAACATGCCAGGACGGTAGCCTTGCCCGCCGGCCGGTGCAAGAGCCTCCCCTTGATAATGGCGCGCAACTGAGTACTAATCATAAAAAACCCGATCTCGAACGGAGCGCCTTTCCGGAGGAGAATTTCATGTCGTTGAAACGAATCGGTGTCCTGACCGGCGGCGGCGATTGCGCCGGCCTCAACGCGGTCATCCGCGCCATCACCCGCTGCGCCGTGTCGCGCTACGGCATCAACGTCATCGGCATCCGCGACGGCTTCGAGGGCCTGCTGGGCGAGCCGCGGACCGTCAGCCTGACCACCAACATGGTCAAGGGTCTGCTCTTTCGCGGCGGCACCATCCTGGGCAGCAGCAACAAGGGCGATCCCTTCGCCTACAAATCCGTCGACCACGGCAAGGTGATGTCCACCGATCGCAGCGACGAGGTGCTCAGCAACATCCACGACCTGGAACTCGATTGCCTGTTCGTGATCGGCGGCGACGGCACCAACGCCATCGCCTACAAGATTTTCCAGCGCGGCGTGCCGGTCATCGGAATTCCGAAGACGATCGACAACGACCTGGGCGCGACGGACATCACCTTCGGCTTCGATACCGCCGTCAACGTGGTGGTCGACGCGATCGACCGGCTGCAAACCACGGCCGAGAGCCATCATCGCGTGATGATCATCGAAACGATGGGCCGCAACGCCGGCTGGATCGCGCTCGAAGCCGGACTGGCCGGCGGCGCCGACGTGATTCTCATCCCCGAGATTCCATTCGAGGTCGAGAAGATCTACGACACGATCCTGCACCGGCGCAAAGCCGGCCGCAATTTCACCATCATCTGCGTGGCCGAGGGCGCCAAGCCCAAGGGCGGCGACGTCGTGGTGAAAAAAATGGTGGCCGACAGCGCCGAACCGGTGCGCCTGGGCGGCATCGGCGAACGGCTGGCCGGCTGGCTCGAAAAGTACGACGTCGGCGAATGCCGCGCCACGGTACTCGGCCACATCCAGCGCGGCGGCACGCCGACCGCCTTCGACCGCAACCTGTGCACCCGCTTGGGCGCCGGCGCCGTCCACGCGGCGGTGCGCGGCGATTTCGGCAAGATGGTCGTGCTGCGCAACAGCCGCATCGAAGCCGTGCCGATTCAAGAGGCGATCGCGCAAATCCGCCTGGTGGATCCCGAGAGCGATTGGGTGCGGACGGCGATCGATACCGGAGTTTCTTTCGGCAACTGACCGGCCGCCGGTCCGCCGGTTTTTTCCCCGCTTCCTCCGCCGTCGAACGACGGCCGTTTCCGACCGTCTCGCTTGACCGGGCCGCTAGCGGACATTAGCATCGCCGGAAATAACACTGGAGAAGTACCGTGGCCGCGCCAACGAAAGCGCTTCCTACCCGATCCGTGGTGGCCATTGCCTTGCTGATTGTCGCCGGCATGGTCGCTTCGTCTATTTTGTATGCCGACGCCGCCAAGGCGTTTTTTCAGAAGTACTGGGTCGACGACGCCGCCATCAGTTTCACTTTCGTGCGCCATATCGCCGAGGGCTACGGCTCGGTCGCCTATCCGGGCGGCGAACGGGTGGAGGGCTTTTCGAATCCCTCGTGGGTCGGGCTGTTGGTCCTGGCCTACCGCGTGGGCGTCGAGCCGTTCGCGGCCTCGCAGTACCTGGGCATGGCGTTCGCCATCGGCACCCTGCTGATCCTGGCGCTCTTCGCCTATCTGCCGCTGGGCGACGACCGGCGGCCCTGGACGGTGGCGCTGGCGATGCCGCTCATCGCGTCGAACGCCGGCTTCGCGATCTGGAACCAGTCGGGCTTGGAAAACGGCGTCTACGGCTTTCTGCTCGCGGCCGCCCTCTTGCTGGCGGTGCGGGAAGCGCGGCGCGAGCGGGCGATTCCCTGGTCGGCGCTGGCGTTGTTTTCCCTGGCGGTGACGCGACCCGAGGGCGTCGGCCACGCCGCGTTGGCCGGTTGCTACCTGCTTTTGAGCGACCTGTTCACCTGGCGCCGCCCGACGCGCCGCTTGCTTTATTGGGCGCTCGCCTTCGGCGGGTTGTTCGGGCTTTACCAGCTTTGGCATTACATTTATTTCGCCTGGCCGCTGCCCAACACCTATTACGCCAAGGTCCGACCGGCCTTGATGGAGCGCCTGTTCGATTTGGATAGCCCCGGCTGGGTCTACCTGCTGGGCTATTTGAAAGAATACAACTTCTGGCCGGTGCTGGCCCTGTTGTTGCCGGCGTTTCTTTCGCGGCGATTCTGGCGCGAGAGTTTGTACCTGGCGTTGACCGCCACCTACGTGGCCTTTTTCCCGCTGGTCGCCAACGGCGACTGGATGAAATCGTGGCGCTTCCTCTCCTACTTCCCGGTTCCGGTGGCGATCCTGCTCGGCCTGGCCGGCTGGCAGGTCGGCAACTGGTGCGCCGCGGCGGCGCGCCGCTTCGGCGGCGAAAAGGTGGCGGCGGCGCTGGCGATCGCGGTCGCCGCGGCGTATGCGTTATTGCCGCTCGGGATGACTTATCCCGGTTCGAAAAAGGCGCTGGCCGGTTTCATGGAAGATCGCGAGGTCTCGGCCAAAGGGATCGCCAAGCGCGTCAAATGGTGGGACAAGGTCGCCGAAAAAGCGGCCCTGCGCCCCGCCGACCTGCTTTACTGCGACATGGACATGGGCGGTTCATCGTACAACTGGACGGGCCGGATCCTGGATATCGGCTACCTGCTGGACGTGCCGATGGCCCGGCATCGCTACACCAAGGATTGGCGCCGCATGATGGACGAATATTTCTTCACCGAGCGCCAGCCGGACCTGATTCACATGCGGCGCGGGTGGGGCCAGGCGACGACGGTGCCGAGCAATCCGAAATTCGAGAGGGATTACCTGCGCCTGCCCGAGGATCGCAAATTCAGTTCGATTCCCAACGGCAATTTCGTGCGCCGCGTCTGGTTCGAACGGGAAACGCCGCCGGCCGCCGATTTCCCACCGTTCGTCTTCCGCGCGGGCGTGGGCTTGTACGGCGCGGAAATCCCCGCCGCTCTGCCGCCCGGCCGCCGGGCGCCGATTTTCCTGACGTGGAAACGGGAAACGGCGGATGCGGCGCCGGGCCGGTTTTCCATCGCCATCACCCGCCCGGGTCAGGCGCTGAATTTCGTCGATTACTCGCCGTTGATGGGTTGGCTGCCGCCGACGAAATGGCCGACCGACCGCTACCTGCGCGAGGTTGTCCCGCTGACGGCGCCGACGGTGGACGGCGAGTATTTCGTTTATCTCGCCGTCACCTCGGATGAAGGCGACCGGCAGATTTTCCAGATTCCG
It encodes the following:
- a CDS encoding dehydratase; the encoded protein is MQRGLYFEELEPGMKFVSKGRTITETDVVNFAGLSGDYNPLHTNEQYAKTTIFGRRIAHGVLGIALMVGFNQSLGITEETMHAFLGLEWDFLRPVFIGDTLHLEIEVESKRESKKDDRGIVNFRCRLVNQHGEVAQEGIRKMLMKRRPKEDSRP
- a CDS encoding (Fe-S)-binding protein — its product is MSADRPELDRCSRCGECRAVCPVFRETRRETDVARGRLLRYRLARDAGRFSAADREAFSRCLLCGRCLEACKAQVDVPALMQIAKTDSGFAAGWPSLLTEKTLADDGRLDAAVRRYRSLSRWLGRATPDDSGLRLRFALPYLDAGRLYPKPPARGYLEQHTGRRASGVQKLAFFAGCGAGRLLTGVGEAVDRVLAELNLTAAIPEQACCGLAAWGIGATDAARRTAIAWVRSFAGEEYDAILSPCASCTAHLQTRLPQILAGTEFAADAARLAAKVEDFFAWLSRQDLCFDLAGLKVGAHVPCHARREVRDGAAFVSFLKKSGAELVKIDERLDAQCCGMGGSFGVLHPELSRRIGLPKVAALRAAGAAVLVTNCTGCLWQLRDLAARFDPALPVRHPVELLDR
- a CDS encoding FAD-binding protein, which encodes MSLTGELTRIVGPAGVLTEAGDLIAYASDHKAVGVPPLVVVLPAETRQVAEIVRVCAARRIALIPRGAGTGTVGGVVPEAPAVVLDLSRLNRLLGVDRANLLADAEAGMITGDFQRAMEDQGLFFPPDPASRDISTLGGNAATNAGGMRAVKYGVTADWIAALEVVLADGRTIRAGVRTRKGVVGYDLKHLFIGSEGTLGVITALTLRLIPKPAARHTVLGIFPELATAGRAIHAILHGGATPAAMELMDAVALDAVRGRIGDLIPPGHATLLIDTDGDADRAARDAETIGRLLRESGATEVRRAADKKEADQLWSARRAISPALYEIRPNKIADDITVPVSRLIELFAGVTRIARKHRLLHACYGHAGDGNVHVNLLYDPQNGDEAERARLAREEIFRLTLALGGTLSGEHGVGSTKRAFLPWEQSAALIDLQRRLKRTFDPLDILNPGKVFP
- a CDS encoding alpha/beta fold hydrolase; amino-acid sequence: MLSQPPNDGILAARIRNENATGRPIVFIHGAGGRKEIWALVARRLAARLPARPLVTVDLPGHGDSPPPAAERIDDYAQAVSIFLERRGWPAIDLVGHSMGGAVAQRLAIAEPARVTRLALLATGARMPVAPVLFDLLPDNLPAVVEAYKSFGFGPDTPPLLLNQTMEPFAQMDGAVVRGDFVACREWRADDRLGGITAATLILVGELDQLTPLKRARELAAGIPGARLEILPHAGHMLPVEKAEDVASLLAAHLVAEP
- a CDS encoding ATP-dependent 6-phosphofructokinase; amino-acid sequence: MSLKRIGVLTGGGDCAGLNAVIRAITRCAVSRYGINVIGIRDGFEGLLGEPRTVSLTTNMVKGLLFRGGTILGSSNKGDPFAYKSVDHGKVMSTDRSDEVLSNIHDLELDCLFVIGGDGTNAIAYKIFQRGVPVIGIPKTIDNDLGATDITFGFDTAVNVVVDAIDRLQTTAESHHRVMIIETMGRNAGWIALEAGLAGGADVILIPEIPFEVEKIYDTILHRRKAGRNFTIICVAEGAKPKGGDVVVKKMVADSAEPVRLGGIGERLAGWLEKYDVGECRATVLGHIQRGGTPTAFDRNLCTRLGAGAVHAAVRGDFGKMVVLRNSRIEAVPIQEAIAQIRLVDPESDWVRTAIDTGVSFGN